One window of Leopardus geoffroyi isolate Oge1 chromosome B3, O.geoffroyi_Oge1_pat1.0, whole genome shotgun sequence genomic DNA carries:
- the LOC123582217 gene encoding olfactory receptor 4K5, giving the protein MEKVNSSVVSEFVLLGLCSSQDLQLFFFVFFSVLYVVIVLGNLLIIMTVTSDNSLHSPMYFLLGNLSFVDICQASFATPKMIADFLSEHKTISFSGCIAQIFFIHLFTGGEMVLLVSMAYDRYVAICKPLHYVVIMSRRTCSFLVMVSWAVGLVHTLSQLSFTVNLPFCGPNVVDSFFCDLPRVTKLACLDSYTVEILIVVNSGILSLSTFSLLVVSYIIILVTVWFKSSAAMAKAFSTLAAHITVVILFFGPCIFIYVWPFTTYPVDKLLAIFYTIFTPILNPIIYTLRNRDMKAAMRKIMTYYLRPKKISEMPLVVRNSLY; this is encoded by the coding sequence ATGGAGAAGGTCAATTCTTCAGTGGTGTCTGAATTTGTATTGCTGGGACTCTGTAGTTCTCAGGatctccaacttttcttttttgttttcttctctgtgttataTGTGGTTATTGTGCTGGGAAACCTTCTCATCATCATGACAGTAACCTCTGATAACAGCCTGCACTCCCCCATGTACTTCCTCCTGGGAAACCTGTCCTTTGTGGACATCTGTCAGGCTTCTTTTGCTACCCCTAAGATGATTGCAGATTTTCTGAGTGAACACAAGACCATCTCCTTCAGTGGCTGCATAGCCCAGATTTTCTTCATTCACCTTTTTACTGGAGGAGAGATGGTACTACTTGTCTCCATGGCCTATGACAGATATGTAGCTATATGCAAACCCCTACACTATGTAGTCATCATGAGCCGAAGGACGTGCAGTTTCCTGGTAATGGTCTCCTGGGCTGTGGGCTTGGTGCACACATTAAGCCAGTTATCATTTACTGTAAATCTGCCTTTTTGTGGACCCAATGTTGTAGACAGCTTTTTTTGTGACCTTCCTCGAGTGACCAAACTTGCCTGCCTGGACTCTTATACTGTTGAAATACTAATTGTAGTCAATAGTGGAATTCTTTCCCTaagtactttctctctcttggttGTCTCTTACATCATTATTCTTGTCACCGTCTGGTTTAAGTCTTCTGCTGCAATGGCCAAGGCATTTTCAACACTGGCTGCCCATATAACCGTGGTAATATTGTTCTTTGGACCTTGCATCTTTATCTATGTGTGGCCCTTTACCACTTACCCTGTGGATAAACTTCTAGCCATATTTTACACCATTTTCACTCCCATTCTAAACCCCATTATTTACACACTAAGGAACAGGGATATGAAGGCTGCCATGAGGAAGATTATGACCTATTACCTGAGGCCCAAGAAAATTTCTGAAATGCCACTAGTAGTGAGGAATTCTCTTTATTAA